The Chamaesiphon minutus PCC 6605 DNA window CAACCAATCAAACCAATACATTACGCTAGCCGCTACAAGCGCACTCAACGCACCAGTGGCATCCGCAACCCCATGTAGAAAAACGCCCCGCAGATTCAAATCTCGGTCGCGATGTCGATATAGTAAGTAGACCGCGAAACCGTTCGTAGCTAGGCTTAATCCGGCTATCAGCAACATGGGTAAAGAAGCTACCGATTCGATCGTTTGTAGATGTTTCACCGCTTCCTGGGCAATTAAAAGCGCGATCGCGCCCAAGCTAATCCCGTTAATTAATCCAATCCAAGCCTTCAACCGCTGCTCGGTTTGGATAGTGCGATTTAATGGCTGACGTTGGATCGCCCAAGCAGCGATAAAAGTTAGTCCCAGTGTCAATAGATCTGCAAATAGATGTCCCGCTCCGGCTAATAGCGATAGACTATGACTCCAGATCGCCGTGCCCAATTCGATCGAGAACAACGCAATTCGCAAGCCTAAAATCATCCACAGTAAAGATGTTTTAGGCTGAATACAATCGATGTCTAGCTGGTTCAAT harbors:
- a CDS encoding cation diffusion facilitator family transporter — encoded protein: MNQLDIDCIQPKTSLLWMILGLRIALFSIELGTAIWSHSLSLLAGAGHLFADLLTLGLTFIAAWAIQRQPLNRTIQTEQRLKAWIGLINGISLGAIALLIAQEAVKHLQTIESVASLPMLLIAGLSLATNGFAVYLLYRHRDRDLNLRGVFLHGVADATGALSALVAASVMYWFDWLWADAAASLLVVLIISVSALSLIRSAWQMLREDSIYPPSNTTVI